In one Mustela lutreola isolate mMusLut2 chromosome 8, mMusLut2.pri, whole genome shotgun sequence genomic region, the following are encoded:
- the CDC42EP1 gene encoding cdc42 effector protein 1, translated as MPGPQGAGRAPVMSLGKLSPVGWVSSSHGKRRLTADMISPPLGDFRHTMHVGRGGDVFGDTSFLSNHGGNSGSTHRSPRSFLAKKLQQVRRVGAPPRRMASPPAPSPAPPAVSPIIKNAISLPQLNQAAYDSLVVGKFTFDRSPASSMDGRSSYGVDSGFCTISRLPRQERPRDRDRDSTFPPETGLHRSDSLLSFHLDLDLGPSLLSELLGVMSLSEASAAETPAPNTSPPAPATSPPAPATSPSAPASSPQSRGHCPNGVTTGLGPAAEMRASPVEEDPRAPAHMAPGRHWGASWGDRDRQGSPHHTEIDSWPEPRKVLPQARASWESLDEEWGAPQAASRTPVPSTVQANTFEFADAEEDDEVKV; from the exons ATGCCAGGCCCCCAGGGGGCAGGAAGAGCCCCCGTCATGAGCCTGGGCAAGCTCTCACCTGTGGGCTGGGTGTCCAGCTCGCACGGGAAGAGGCGGCTAACGGCAGACATGATCAGCCCCCCGCTCGGGGACTTCCGCCACACCATGCACGTGGGCCGTGGTGGGGATGTCTTCGGCGACACCTCCTTTCTCAGCAACCACGGGGGCAACTCGGGGAGCACTCACCGCTCACCCCGAAGCTTCCTGGCCAAGAAGCTCCAGCAGGTGCGGCGGGTGGGGGCTCCGCCCCGGCGGATGGCCTCCCCGCCCGCACCCTCCCCTGCTCCACCCGCGGTCTCCCCGATCATCAAGAACGCCATCTCCCTGCCCCAGCTCAACCAGGCTGCCTACGACAGCCTCGTGGTGGGCAAATTCACCTTCGACCGCAGCCCTGCCAGCTCCATGGACGGCCGCTCCAGTTACG GCGTGGACTCTGGGTTCTGCACTATCTCCCGCCTGCCTCGCCAGGAAAGGCCTCGTGACCGAGACCGTGATAGTACCTTCCCCCCGGAGACCGGGCTTCACCGCTCTGACTCCCTCCTGTCCTTCCACCTGGACCTCGACCTTGGCCCGTCTCTCCTCAGTGAGCTCCTTGGGGTCATGAGCCTTTCAGAAGCCTCTGCAGCTGAGACCCCAGCCCCCAACACAAGCCCCCCGGCCCCTGCCACcagtcccccagcccctgctaCCAGTCCCTCAGCCCCTGCATCAAGCCCCCAGTCCCGTGGACACTGCCCCAATGGGGTAACTACTGGGTTGGGCCCAGCAGCTGAGATGAGGGCCAGCCCGGTGGAAGAGGATCCCCGTGCACCTGCTCACATGGCCCCTGGCAGGCACTGGGGAGCAAGCTGGGGGGACAGGGACAGGCAGGGCAGCCCCCACCACACTGAGATAGATTCCTGGCCAGAGCCCAGGAAGGTGCTTCCCCAGGCTCGGGCTTCTTGGGAGAGCCTGGACGAAGAGTGGGGGGCTCCCCAGGCAGCCAGCAGGACCCccgtgcccagcacagtgcaAGCAAACACCTTCGAGTTTGCTGATGCTGAGGAGGACGATGAAGTCAAGGTGTGA
- the LGALS2 gene encoding galectin-2 isoform X2, which yields MSGKFEITNMDMKLGTTLKIKGKIASDADGFVINLGQGSEQLNLHFNPRFNDSTIVCNSRDGSWGEEQREGHMCFSPGSEVKITVTFGNDGFEVKLPDGHQLTFPNRLGHSHLSYLSVLDGLSVSSFKIN from the exons ATGTCG GGAAAATTTGAGATAACGAACATGGACATGAAGTTGGGGACAACCCTGAAGATCAAGGGCAAGATTGCCAGTGATGCTGATgg ATTTGTGATCAATCTGGGCCAGGGGTCGGAGCAGCTCAATCTGCATTTCAACCCACGCTTCAATGACTCCACTATCGTCTGCAACTCGCGGGATGGCAGCTGGGGGGAGGAGCAACGGGAAGGTCACATGTGCTTCAGCCCCGGGTCAGAGGTCAAG ATCACCGTGACCTTTGGGAATGACGGATTCGAAGTGAAGCTGCCAGATGGGCACCAGCTGACCTTTCCCAACAGGCTGGGCCACAGCCACCTGAGCTACCTGAGCGTGCTGGATGGGCTGAGCGTCTCCTCCTTCAAAATCAACTGA
- the LGALS2 gene encoding galectin-2 isoform X1, with protein MKQDRKLHRQSPQKTGRRERHPESKQGKFEITNMDMKLGTTLKIKGKIASDADGFVINLGQGSEQLNLHFNPRFNDSTIVCNSRDGSWGEEQREGHMCFSPGSEVKITVTFGNDGFEVKLPDGHQLTFPNRLGHSHLSYLSVLDGLSVSSFKIN; from the exons ATGAAGCAGGACAGAAAACTGCATCGACAGAGTCCACAGAAAACCGGGAGGAGGGAAAGGCACCCGGAGAGCAAGCAG GGAAAATTTGAGATAACGAACATGGACATGAAGTTGGGGACAACCCTGAAGATCAAGGGCAAGATTGCCAGTGATGCTGATgg ATTTGTGATCAATCTGGGCCAGGGGTCGGAGCAGCTCAATCTGCATTTCAACCCACGCTTCAATGACTCCACTATCGTCTGCAACTCGCGGGATGGCAGCTGGGGGGAGGAGCAACGGGAAGGTCACATGTGCTTCAGCCCCGGGTCAGAGGTCAAG ATCACCGTGACCTTTGGGAATGACGGATTCGAAGTGAAGCTGCCAGATGGGCACCAGCTGACCTTTCCCAACAGGCTGGGCCACAGCCACCTGAGCTACCTGAGCGTGCTGGATGGGCTGAGCGTCTCCTCCTTCAAAATCAACTGA